A genomic window from Triticum urartu cultivar G1812 chromosome 7, Tu2.1, whole genome shotgun sequence includes:
- the LOC125522042 gene encoding uncharacterized protein LOC125522042, with the protein MAEGVQDVQIGRSMEVVAQEHNTLQKQHEIEKELLDPPPTPARQHAVLQPGLSLPPGPPPPATMGTAKYFDDANNDGSGRNDDLDVTWNAIMQKHRVTAPASSSTSPPVPRPRAHEPSIGAAELSERSEDFIKKIHHAFGRHP; encoded by the coding sequence ATGGCAGAGGGAGTGCAAGATGTACAAATAGGGAGATCGATGGAGGTGGTGGCACAAGAACACAATACTCTGCAAAAACAGCACGAGATTGAAAAGGAATTGCTTGATCCtcctccgacgccggcacggCAACACGCAGTCCTCCAGCCGGGGCTCTCGCTGCCTCCAGgccctccacctccggccaccaTGGGCACAGCCAAATACTTCGACGATGCCAACAATGACGGCAGCGGCCGCAACGACGACCTGGATGTGACGTGGAACGCCATCATGCAGAAGCATCGCGTGACAGCGCCAGCCTCATCCTCCACCTCCCCTCCGGTGCCGCGGCCGAGGGCCCATGAGCCGTCGATCGGTGCAGCGGAGTTGAGCGAGCGGTCCGAGGATTTCATCAAGAAGATCCACCATGCCTTCGGCCGGCATCCATGA